The following is a genomic window from Sphingorhabdus sp. Alg231-15.
TCGATCATTCGGGCGGACTGGCCGACCTGAAAGCGATGAGTGGTGCCGAGATGATTGCCAGCGAAGGCGATCGCTCCGCATTGGAAGGCGGCTTTTATCTTGGGTCGGAAGATGAGGACTTCCTGTTTGCACCGCCAGTGAAGGTTGATCGCATCATTGCCGACAGAGAGACGGTAAGTCATGGCGGTGTTACGCTGACAGCCCATATCACGCCTGGTCATTCGCGCGGTTGTACATCCTGGACAATGGATGTCGAGCAGGGCGGGAAAGCCTATGAAGTATTGGTCTTCTGCTCGGCTACAGTGGCTGCGAACCGGCTGGTGGATCCGCCACAATATGAAGGCATTGTCGAGGATTATCGAAGCACGTTTGACAAGACGCGCGAGTGGACACCCGATGTGTTTCTTGCCAATCATCCTGGATTTTTCAGCATGGCAAAAAAACGCGAACGGCAACAGGCAGGAGATGCTCTCGCCTTTGTCGATGATCAGCATTTTGGAAAATTCATTGCCCGGGTGGAAGGTTGGTTCAAGGATGCGCTCCAAAAACAATCAACCAAATCAGCGCCCTAGGC
Proteins encoded in this region:
- the bla gene encoding subclass B3 metallo-beta-lactamase, coding for MSALRFSILSFLLLAACAPGSEIADTTSVESDKAQSDLLAASRVTKENLAKWRKDNPSWYAAVEPYRVIGEDGAGIYYVGTEGLGMFLIPTSDGHIVIDGGMPDQGPMVAEAITKLGYDPKDIKILLNSHAHLDHSGGLADLKAMSGAEMIASEGDRSALEGGFYLGSEDEDFLFAPPVKVDRIIADRETVSHGGVTLTAHITPGHSRGCTSWTMDVEQGGKAYEVLVFCSATVAANRLVDPPQYEGIVEDYRSTFDKTREWTPDVFLANHPGFFSMAKKRERQQAGDALAFVDDQHFGKFIARVEGWFKDALQKQSTKSAP